TTTTTTTACCAACAGGTATCCTTTGCGGATGCCGCGAGAAAGGAGTGTTCCCATGGACAAACTCGGTTTCAAACCCGTTCCCGCCGCCGTTGCGGTGGGGCTTGCCCTGCTGATTTGGTTCGTCATCCCCGTTCCCACGGGCGTAACGCCGCAGGCGTGGCATCTTCTGGCAATGTTTGTCGGCGTGATTGCCGCGATTATCGGCAAGGCGATGCCCATCGGCGCGTTGTCGATGGTGGCGGTGATGCTGGTGGCGGTAACCGGCGTAACCAATAACAAGCCTGACGCCGCGATCAAAGACGCGCTTTCGAGCTTTGCCAGCCCGCTGATCTGGCTGATCGGCGTGTCCATCATGATTTCGCGCGGCATTCTGAAAACCGGCCTGGGCGCGCGCATCGGCTACTACTTCATTTCCCTGTTCGGCAAAAAAACGCTGGGCATCGGTTACAGCCTCGCCATCTCCGAGCTGATCCTCGCGCCGGTAACGCCGAGCAACACCGCGCGCGGCGGCGGCATCATCCATCCGGTGATGAAGGCCATCGCGTCGAGTTACGACTCCGACCCCGAAAAAGGCACGCAGGGGCGCATCGGCCGCTATCTCGCGCTGGTGAACTACCACAGCAACCCGATCACATCGGCGATGTTCATCACCGCCACCGCGCCCAATCCGCTGGTGGTGGACATCATTGCCAAAGCCACCGGCAACGGCATCCATCTGAGCTGGGGCACCTGGGCGGTGGCCATGCTGCTGCCCGGCCTCGTCGCCATGCTGCTGATGCCGCTGGTGCTGTATTTC
The window above is part of the Neisseria bacilliformis genome. Proteins encoded here:
- a CDS encoding DASS family sodium-coupled anion symporter → MDKLGFKPVPAAVAVGLALLIWFVIPVPTGVTPQAWHLLAMFVGVIAAIIGKAMPIGALSMVAVMLVAVTGVTNNKPDAAIKDALSSFASPLIWLIGVSIMISRGILKTGLGARIGYYFISLFGKKTLGIGYSLAISELILAPVTPSNTARGGGIIHPVMKAIASSYDSDPEKGTQGRIGRYLALVNYHSNPITSAMFITATAPNPLVVDIIAKATGNGIHLSWGTWAVAMLLPGLVAMLLMPLVLYFVSPPEIKATPNAAQFAKERLAELGKMNGGEKIMLAIFALLLILWAGIPALVFGDAFAVDATTTAFIGLSLLLLSGVLSWDDVLKEKSAWDTITWFAALVMMATFLNKLGLIAWFSDALKTGIEHTGMGWMGASMLLLLVYMYAHYMFASTTAHITAMLAAFYAAGLALGAPPMAFGLIMAAASSLMMTLTHYATGTAPVIFGSGYATLGEWWKAGFVMSVANLLVFLIVGGIWWKALGYW